In Zingiber officinale cultivar Zhangliang chromosome 1A, Zo_v1.1, whole genome shotgun sequence, a genomic segment contains:
- the LOC122038516 gene encoding uncharacterized protein LOC122038516, whose product MQRAGVEESKERYRTFSSLLLESQLFASVTRLSSFFLRSMATSPFASAVLLLFLLPSAARSEGVVADPCAARSDGGPASCPITCFRPDPVCADDGTTYWCGCTEAACAGARVAKRGPCQVGNGGRGLVSGQAFLLLHIVWLIVLGFSVLCGFL is encoded by the coding sequence ATGCAACGGGCGGGGGTTGAGGAAAGCAAAGAAAGGTACAGAAccttctcctccctcctcctcgaATCTCAGCTCTTCGCCTCCGTAACAAGGCTGTCGTCTTTCTTTCTTCGATCCATGGCCACTTCCCCCTTCGCCTCCGCTGTCCTCCTTCTCTTTCTCCTGCCCTCCGCCGCCCGATCGGAGGGCGTCGTCGCTGATCCCTGCGCCGCCAGATCCGACGGCGGGCCGGCCTCCTGCCCCATCACCTGTTTCCGCCCCGATCCTGTCTGCGCCGACGACGGCACGACGTATTGGTGCGGCTGTACGGAGGCGGCGTGCGCCGGCGCTCGCGTCGCCAAGCGGGGGCCGTGCCAGGTCGGCAACGGCGGAAGAGGCCTCGTGTCCGGGCAGGCCTTCCTCCTCCTCCACATTGTATGGCTAATCGTCCTCGGATTCTCCGTCCTTTGCGGCTTCCTCTGA
- the LOC122007312 gene encoding uncharacterized protein LOC122007312 produces MKESWELNQPFTKCIRWQLEETTDPLHCPFHYFCASFYHGGDYPPSVDLLVFFFALASFLSAVAFTLLDFAASSAGELNVGRLRLSRRHLLPSGPVGLPLAVLVLSHGHSINTIYPFSRLAPALLHVVYVSALAFRNRSESEAKYGILEATTVSGILHASANLDSVIFPYYTGLEAAAGSTPSGACASCVCRKAALAATGGGHRGCSRTTVAVAGAVCARMVCRVMGEGRWRGWMRNAVEGVGWGLVARDSLRLMARGGGGVAASRTALDVAVHGGVSALVLLNLARIVYKFSNSVASKKHRHGGQRKIVASRDYEEIV; encoded by the coding sequence ATGAAGGAGAGCTGGGAGCTTAATCAGCCGTTCACCAAATGCATCCGGTGGCAGCTGGAAGAAACCACCGATCCCCTCCACTGCCCTTTTCACTACTTCTGCGCCAGCTTCTACCACGGCGGCGACTACCCTCCCTCCGTCGACCTCCTCGTGTTCTTCTTCGCCTTGGCATCCTTCCTCTCCGCCGTCGCCTTCACTCTCCTGGACTTCGCGGCCAGCTCCGCGGGGGAACTCAACGTGGGAAGACTGAGACTTAGCAGGAGGCATCTGCTGCCGTCGGGACCCGTCGGGCTTCCTCTGGCGGTCCTCGTCCTCTCCCACGGCCACAGCATCAACACGATCTACCCCTTCTCGCGCCTAGCGCCGGCGCTCCTCCACGTCGTCTACGTGTCGGCGCTGGCGTTCCGGAACCGGTCGGAGAGCGAGGCCAAGTACGGGATCCTGGAGGCCACCACCGTGTCAGGGATCCTGCACGCGAGCGCGAACTTGGACTCCGTAATCTTTCCTTACTACACGGGGCTGGAGGCGGCGGCGGGGTCGACGCCTTCCGGCGCGTGCGCGTCGTGCGTCTGCCGGAAGGCCGCCCTGGCGGCCACCGGTGGAGGGCACAGGGGGTGTTCGAGGACGACGGTGGCGGTGGCGGGTGCGGTCTGCGCGAGGATGGTGTGCAGGGTGATGGGGGAGGGGAGGTGGAGAGGGTGGATGAGGAACGCGGTGGAGGGGGTCGGGTGGGGTTTGGTTGCCAGGGACTCCCTGCGGCTGATGGCGAGAGGCGGCGGCGGCGTTGCGGCGAGCCGCACCGCCCTGGATGTGGCGGTCCATGGAGGGGTCTCCGCTCTGGTTTTGCTCAATCTGGCGAGGATTGTGTACAAGTTCTCGAATTCGGTGGCGAGTAAGAAGCATCGGCATGGCGGCCAGAGGAAAATCGTAGCGAGTAGAGATTACGAAGAAATTGTATAG